Genomic window (Cellulosilyticum lentocellum DSM 5427):
GTTTTAAACCATATGGTGTTTTTAAGTATGCTTCAATTTGATCTAACATGATTGCAATCTGGTTTTCATTAGCACTTGAAGAAAGAATTGACCAACTGAATGAATTTAGGAAATAGGTACCATCAATGTTTGCATCTGAAGAAAAGCCATCATTCTTTGCCCCTAAGAAAGTGATCTCATCCCCAAATCTATTAAAAAGTACTCTAGCAAAGAAGTTTTCCTTCCAAGCATCCTTTTGAATATGTTCATCGAGCTTTTTAGTTAACTCTCTTACATGCTCTTCATACTCAGTATCTTTATTAATAACTGCAAATTCCTCTATGTGTTGTAGGGCTAATTTTAATAAGAAAGCATTCATAACACTTTCTGAGTAGCCTTTAAATGGTTTCTCTCGTTTTTCTTTTTCTGGTCCTGATAAGTAGCTATCATCTACCTTCAAGCAATCATTCCAATCGGCAAAATCAATGAGTGGCAAACCATGCTCTCCCACAGATATTTCTGCCGAATATGTAATAATAGCTTTCAATGTTTCATAAACACTTCTTTTCTTACCACCAGCTTCCGCAATAATATATTCTTCATTTAAGAAACCTGTATCACCGCTATAGTTGACATAACGATAAACTGCTTGAAGTAGCCATAGGCCATCATCAGACCACTTACCTGCTTCTTTGCCTTTCCAGAAGAAATTATGATAGCAATAGCCGTATTCAAATACTTTTTCAATCCATTCCCTAAGCAAGGATTTTGTATAAGCTATTTCACCCATAGAAATAAGATAATATTGTGATACAAAAATATCTTGGATCTCTCTAAAGCCAATTTCTCTATAGCCTTTTTGAGTTAAATCAAAAGAACGAGAAACAAAGGTTTGATAAAGCACTTGAAAAGGTAAATTCTTATTGATATAACTATCAAAGGCTTGATCACCAGTGTTGACTTGTAAATAGGTACTATACTTTCTGTAGCTTTCTTTCTGCTCATTTAAGCTATTGATGATACTGCCCTTTGTAGCAAATTGATGATGTAGATTGGTAAGCTGTGTATGAACCACTTCATCTGGTACTCTTGTCTCTCCTAGTTCAGAAATTAATCCTACAAAATGATCTACTGTAACATTTTCATTAGGCTCTATGCTTATAGGGCAACCTAATGCAAAGAAGCCTGGTCCTTTAGTATTTAATCTATTAGAAAGCTTACGTACACCTTGTGGTTTATATAAGCTACCACTGCCTATAAACTCACCGTAATGTGTACATATCTCTGTTGGATATTTTCTAGCATCCTTTTCATAAGCTACCATTGTGGTATAACGAATATCTCTGCTTGCTGATTCTGGATAATAGTAAGGTACATAACCTATGAGATGATTTTCCTCATCTTTAATAAGCTGTGACTGCATGATAACAGTAGAATAAACCACATCTTCCATAAGTGCTCCTGGGGCTGCAGTAGCTAACATCCCTGTAGTCACTATCTTTAAATCTCTAGTCACTGAAGTTTTATTCGTAACTGTAATTCTTTGAACTTCTGTAGCAATTGGCAAACCTTCATACTGTGGTACTAAAAAGATGGTTCTTAAAATATGAAGTCCACACTTTGTTTCGTATTCAATCTCTGTATAATTTTGCCCATGTCTACATTCTGCTGTTTTAATATTAGAATCTAATGCATCTGCTGAGTAAAAAATTTGTTTTCCTTCTTCTACAAGATAAAACTGTCTATTAGCAGGGAAGCCATTTTCTTCTGGAAGCATATCCCACCTAGTAGCTAATACTTGAGTAGCTGCATGTGCTCTAAAACTTCCTCCCCCAAAGCGGTCTACTACACTTTTAGGTGTAGACTGAAGTGCTAGCTCAAAATTCATACGATCTCCTAAAAGCATATTGGTATAAAAATGTGGGCCTGGCACTGGTTTTTTTAAGTCTATAACATGTTCACCTTTCATATTGATATAACCTGCCCATTTTTTGTAGTCTTCACAAACGGCTAGCATATGACTTTCGATGACTGAATCTATGGGTGTCTCTACAATACTTCCATTCATATAGCAAAAATACTTCACTTTACCAGAGTCTTCTATACAAAACAAATGAGATCTTGAATGAGTTAAACTATCAAAATAGGTACTTAATTGTTCATCCTTGCATAGCTCTTTTAGAGCTGGAACCTTAAAGGTGAATCCACCAATAGCAATAATATGCGTATTACTAATATCCATAAACTGACTATCATATACTAAGCTCTCATCAATATACTCTTTAAAGTAGCTTTTAAGCGCTTTTGTTGATTCACTTAGTGTTTCTCTAGCTAATACATTCTTTAACATACATTTTCCCTCACTTTTAATCTATAATAAATTTATTAATCATATGGTCTAAGGTATTAACTATAGTCGATAACTTATTAGCAGCATCCCCTAAGTCATTAATAAGTTCTACCTGCTCATTCATTTCCTCTGTAATACCGTTTGTCTTTTCACTCACACTATTTCCTAATGTATTAATTGCATTTATACTTGTTAAAATACTTTCTATGCCTTTGCCAGATTCAATTACTGCAACATTCATTCCTTCAAGCCTAGCAATGGTACTTTTTAGATTCTCATCTATTACATTAAATTTACCAAGGGTATGCTCAGCAAATTGTTCACCTTGACCTGCTACTTCATTAGCCTCCCCCACCAACTGACTTGTATGTTTAATTAAGTGGCCCATTTTATCTATACAATTTTTAATTTCCACAGTAGAACTTCTACTTACATCTGCTAAATTCTTAATTTCCTGTGCTACAACCGCAAAACCTTTGCCACTTTCACCTGCTCTTGCAGCTTCAATCGATGCATTTAAAGCTAATAAATTAGTTTGTTCACTAATTTGATTAATAATATCAGTAGACTTATTGACTATATCTGATTCCTTCTTTAAGGCTTCTATAACCCCTACTACCTCTTCAATAAATTCCCTAATATGCTTCATCTGCTCCATTATTTTATGTAACATATCAATACCGTTAACCGCTTCTTCTATAACCCCTACTGTAGTATTGGTAATATTCTCTGAGGTCGCACTCGTCTCTTCACTATTGCCAGTAAGTTCTTCTGTTACATTCGCAACAATTCCTACTTCTTCCTTCCAAACATTCATTTCTTTTACTACACCGTCTAGGTTGTGATTGATAACGTCAAAGGCACTTCTAGTATTGACTGCCTTATTATCTAGATGTGAGTCTACATTTTGCAATTCTTTAATAGAATCCTTCAGTACTTGTATCATATCAAGTAATTCATAGCTCATCTTTTGTATACTATCATCAATCTCTGAAACTTCATCTGCAAACCATCTTTTCTCAAGTTTGCTGTTTCCTTGTTCTTTATTATTAATTTCAAGCTTTGATATCTTATTTACTCTACTAGTAATGCCTTTTAGGGATTTCTTTAAGTTCCTAATATAAACAATAAATATAATAGATGCCATCATACTAAATACAATAATAATAGCTATACTCATGCGACTAATTGTAGTTAATGATTGAACCGTAGCTTGGATCTGCTTATTGGCTTTCTCTGTGTTGTGGGTATCTACCTCTTTAAATATATCTTGGATTTGTGCCATATTCTCTTGCCCGGTTTCTATCATAAATACATATGCCTTATTAAAACGTTTAGCATTTAAGGCTTCTTTACTAGATGCATCGTTGGCTTCAAGTACTTCTCTTAATTTTTCCACTTTCTCTACCAGTACAGTATCTATTTTTATTAATGTTTCTTTCATACCTTCTAGTTTCTCTAACTCTGCTTGTATGATTTCATTATCTTTATTATATTCATCCTCATAATAAGTAAATTCTTCTCCATAAAATAAAAGAGCCGATTGCAAATTATTAAATCCACGCATGGCTTGGGTATAGATGTTTTTAGTTATTGTTACAATTTCCTGTGAACTTGCAAATTCTTTATATGCCTGTACCATTTTGTTCATCTGCCTATTATTAAAAATGAATACACCTATAAAAATAACAAATATAGAGACCATAAAAATTGAAAGTTGTTTTGATAAGGATAAAGAGATCACCTTTCTTCTTTGTACCTTTTGCTTATTAAGCCTCGATTTCTCTGTTTTACCTCTTCTCATAATGCCACTTCCCCTCTGCTGATATGCTTCATTATATTTAAACCCTCTCTCCTTTATCATAAGGTATTCAATTGTACAAGGTAACCTTACAATATTATGCTTTTTCATGAAATTATTACTATGTTTTTCCCCCCTGTAAGCTTATCCTTAAACCTTAGTTGTTACTTTGGCTACATATGATGTTTGTTAGCGTTCCATTTCAAATTTCACCTACTAGAAAAGTTAAAAAACTTACGTATATCTTGTATTCCAT
Coding sequences:
- a CDS encoding GH36-type glycosyl hydrolase domain-containing protein, whose product is MLKNVLARETLSESTKALKSYFKEYIDESLVYDSQFMDISNTHIIAIGGFTFKVPALKELCKDEQLSTYFDSLTHSRSHLFCIEDSGKVKYFCYMNGSIVETPIDSVIESHMLAVCEDYKKWAGYINMKGEHVIDLKKPVPGPHFYTNMLLGDRMNFELALQSTPKSVVDRFGGGSFRAHAATQVLATRWDMLPEENGFPANRQFYLVEEGKQIFYSADALDSNIKTAECRHGQNYTEIEYETKCGLHILRTIFLVPQYEGLPIATEVQRITVTNKTSVTRDLKIVTTGMLATAAPGALMEDVVYSTVIMQSQLIKDEENHLIGYVPYYYPESASRDIRYTTMVAYEKDARKYPTEICTHYGEFIGSGSLYKPQGVRKLSNRLNTKGPGFFALGCPISIEPNENVTVDHFVGLISELGETRVPDEVVHTQLTNLHHQFATKGSIINSLNEQKESYRKYSTYLQVNTGDQAFDSYINKNLPFQVLYQTFVSRSFDLTQKGYREIGFREIQDIFVSQYYLISMGEIAYTKSLLREWIEKVFEYGYCYHNFFWKGKEAGKWSDDGLWLLQAVYRYVNYSGDTGFLNEEYIIAEAGGKKRSVYETLKAIITYSAEISVGEHGLPLIDFADWNDCLKVDDSYLSGPEKEKREKPFKGYSESVMNAFLLKLALQHIEEFAVINKDTEYEEHVRELTKKLDEHIQKDAWKENFFARVLFNRFGDEITFLGAKNDGFSSDANIDGTYFLNSFSWSILSSSANENQIAIMLDQIEAYLKTPYGLKLMSPTDLSKVATSTATGEYFPGDRENGGIFKHATMMATTAMLQAAKKVVNRELASRLSQLAYWMVGLVLPYKALENPFEVCGNPRWCTQYNNSQTGENIGPTLSGTSTWLAITLFEMLGIKYEKNSLVIEPLLSEEMTQMSYTLRHLTSEYIIEIKKPEGLVRIVDNSYSIILDGKVLEDNKITLVDDGCKHKVELIFSV
- a CDS encoding methyl-accepting chemotaxis protein encodes the protein MKKHNIVRLPCTIEYLMIKERGFKYNEAYQQRGSGIMRRGKTEKSRLNKQKVQRRKVISLSLSKQLSIFMVSIFVIFIGVFIFNNRQMNKMVQAYKEFASSQEIVTITKNIYTQAMRGFNNLQSALLFYGEEFTYYEDEYNKDNEIIQAELEKLEGMKETLIKIDTVLVEKVEKLREVLEANDASSKEALNAKRFNKAYVFMIETGQENMAQIQDIFKEVDTHNTEKANKQIQATVQSLTTISRMSIAIIIVFSMMASIIFIVYIRNLKKSLKGITSRVNKISKLEINNKEQGNSKLEKRWFADEVSEIDDSIQKMSYELLDMIQVLKDSIKELQNVDSHLDNKAVNTRSAFDVINHNLDGVVKEMNVWKEEVGIVANVTEELTGNSEETSATSENITNTTVGVIEEAVNGIDMLHKIMEQMKHIREFIEEVVGVIEALKKESDIVNKSTDIINQISEQTNLLALNASIEAARAGESGKGFAVVAQEIKNLADVSRSSTVEIKNCIDKMGHLIKHTSQLVGEANEVAGQGEQFAEHTLGKFNVIDENLKSTIARLEGMNVAVIESGKGIESILTSINAINTLGNSVSEKTNGITEEMNEQVELINDLGDAANKLSTIVNTLDHMINKFIID